The DNA sequence ACATTTAAGAATCTGAGTCGCAATTACTAGTGTATCTTTGGAAACCCAAGCATTAGATTCTTCATACAAAAAAGAttagaataatcattccattCATTCACAAAAAAGGGGAATAAGAGGTCATACCAGTGATTCAAAATCATGGGTTATGAGGATATTGTTCGGCCGCATATCACGGTGGACTATACAGCCCACCCTACAGTCCTCATGAAGATATCGTAAGCCTCTTGCAGCTCCAACTGCAATTTTTTGTCGTGCAGACCATTCTAATGGATCACGGTTGCATCCTACAAAATTCCCGGTTCCTTGTCAATAAATTTTTGTGCCAGTCAAAACTAGAAACATTAGCTCTAAAATGAGATAATCGTTGCAGCATCAAATACTCTATTTCCAGATTCAGTTATATCACACATTTTTTCACAAATGACGAAAAGAGATTTCAATGTGATTTTCTAGATGTGATATCATTGTTCATAATGTGTTCATATATGATTAGATCTGCATCAAATAGTACAGTGGTAGTAGGGAGTTGGGGGCTTTGACACAATGATGAAATGATGATGGTTTCAAAAGGATAGATTGTAactaaattaaaacaaaataaaaaataaggaggACAAAAAAGGACCAAACCACATTCCACACATCTATGTCGCTCAGTATCCTGCATTTGAAACATTCAGCATGCCTAAAACAACACGTTAAAATTGAAAAGTAATGCACAATATCATTATTCCATTTTCTTCGTTGTCGTAAAGCAAGGAGGTAATTCCACCATATTATATTTAAAGATAATTATTCATCAAATAATGGCACAGTTGATTAATCATGATGGTAATTTTTCAATAGAGGACTGCAGAGAAATCACCGTAAAGATGAGAGTCCAGTGATCCATTGCAGATGTATTCATAAACCAGCAGCCTTCTTCTGTCCTCAACACAGAACCCAATCAACATCACAACATTCCGGTGCTGTGCACAGCTTAGGACCTCCACTTCTGAGCAGAACTCAAGATCTCCCTGAGAACTAGCCAGTTTGTGTTGCTTAACCGCAATTGCCTGGCCATCTGGCAGGACACCTCTGTGGACAGACCCAAACCCACCTTCAGCCAAAAAATTTGCTTGTGAGAATCCACCTGTCGCAAGTTCCAGTTCGGCAAAGCTGAACCACCTTGGAGGTTTTCCAAATACAGGTGCTTTATGCTGACATATTGAACAAAGTGGAGGTGGGCCAGGAGGTGCATTTCTGGATAGTGAAATAGCTTCTCTCACATTTCCACTGTAGTCCAAATCAGGCCTATAGTTCACCCCAATTCCAGCTTCTCGATCAAGTTTGGAGAATTTCTCTAACAATGCTTTAGCTGTAGTTATCTGTGATTTACCATTGAACCTCTGTGAGCTCCCTTCAACGTGCTTTGACGATAGGCGGCCAGAACTGAGAATTTCTTCCATCCATGGCTGGAAGCAGAAACTCGTTGAAGCACTCATATTTTCACTTTCAGTGTCTGAGCTAGAACCTTCCAGGTTAAAGCTTTCCTTAGTGGCAACAGACACCTCTTTCTTCGCATCTCCATTTCTCTCAGTGATGGAATAGGGGGAAGTTCCAGGATCTTCACTGGATAAGGAAGATGTTCCGGCTTCAGTTGCAGTGAACGGTGTCCCAAGCTCTGGACTGCTAGTTGGAGTTACTACCAGCCCTCGAACGGAATTCCGAGTTTCACTGTTGCCTTTTGAATGTTTTTCAGATGCTTCTTCTAATTCGGACGGCAATTGACAGGCAACTTTAGGTTCTTTCGGAGGTGATCCAACCAAATTAAGACGAAGAACTTTAGGCTGAGAACGTTTCATTACTACAATGTTGCATTGCAGCTCCTCCATGCAGCGTTTCTCCTCATGTTTCAGCTGTCTGCACAGATAAAGGAGATGTAAATGAAAAGCCACGAGAACTGAAATTGATAACGGAACTTTGCGACGTCACAAGCACATATCACTTAATAACTCATGTTCCCAAATTGCATGATAATTGAAGCTAGCAACAAGGTGTTGTTCAATCGTCATACTTGTCCAATACCACCCAGTTAACTTGAGCTCTCTTGGCTTCCGCAGCCACTGCTCCACATGAGGATCCAGCAACAACTTTTATTTTGACATTTATCTGGCAAACAACAATGAGGGAGAAGGAAACATTAGTTTGGAAACTAACACATTAAATTCTGTGATACAGGAAAAGGATGAGAGCTTATTCATCAAGAAGAGAGATGAGGAACTCACATTATTTGGATCATAAACATCATGCAGTTGAAGCATCATTTGGGAACAACAATCAGTAATATCAGACTTCTGCTCAGAGCTGGTTCCAGAGTAAGACTTTCGGTGGCCACTGGCACAGTCGCCAGCAAATCTTGGAAAACTCCATTTTCTCCCTGGAAAAAGAAGTCATTCCACTATCCATCAGAATCATCTTATCAGAAGTTAACAATGTTGGGGCATATGAAAAAAGACATTGATACTTTTGATCCTTGGGTTTCATTCAGCCAAACCAATTAGGAAATTACAAATTTATCAATAATAATGGGAAATTCAATGGCTTGGTATTGGTGTTCTGCACGACCCAAACAAAATTAGCTCAAAAGGCAAGGGCTGAATTTTCGAAACAGTTTTAACAGCAAGAGGGACTTGCCATAACTAGTTCTATATAGTATATACAAGACAATTTCTTTTCAGTGCGGGGTTGGTATTTTTAACTTCAATACAGTAATAtcagtttcaattttcaagCATGCCATTACTACTAAGCGCTAATCACCAGAGGCATGAAAGTCATTAACTCCAGAAGTTCCAATTCCAATCTTACCCAGCAACATTCCTTCTACAAAACTAAGGCATGGATCCCTTTGTCAAACAAAGAACCAAGGCAGAAATGGCTGAAGAAGGATAAACAGCTTTGAAATGCCAGGGATTAACCACAAGAGACATGCCAGGGAATAACCGGAGACCTCGGTATTCCCTGCCTCTGTAAAGAAGGCAAAGGTAAGCAAGAAGAATCAAACAAATAACTAAGGCATAGATGGTTGATGAAGGGTAAACCATCTCTGAAATGCCAGTGATTAACCACAGGAAACCACGTGGTATTCCCTGCCTCAGAAAAGGAGGCAAAGGTAACCAAGAAGGAAAACTGAGGAACTTCATGAAAGGAACACCATAGGTTAGTGAAGGAAAGTGAATGCCGACCAAGATTCTCGACTCATCAAGGAAAAGGGAACATTAGGCTTAAAGGCATTCTTTCAATCAAAAGTTATCAGATACATATAGTTGAGACGGGAAGAGAAGGATATACCCGAACTGTGTGCAGGAACCACGACCAGCAGCGTTATACAGTCCCCAGGCTTAACAACGTGAGTCAAAGCCCACACAAGGGCCGTCCTGGGAATTTCCTTGGACGCCTTTACAGCGACGACAACCTTCTCAGCAACATCCGTGCCCTTATCCTGCTTCCCACGCTTCGGCTGAAGACTCATCAGACCCAGTATATTTCAGCCAACCCCTCGTTCAACAGGCGCAGCCTCCCAAACCCATCACGAttcacgagagagagagatttctgcCTCAGGGGTCAGTTCAGAGCAAGATAATTacggaaaaggaagaagataagCCACGGGAAACAACCAATATTGCTTGAGAATTTCGTCCCCACCAAGCTACTTTAGACATGAAAATACAAACCCTAAAATGTGATGACTGTTCTCTCCAATAATAGAAATCATGGGTGAGTGGATGGCAGGACGCTTTTAACCTGCTAGATAAGATGAACTGCTCAAGAAGAGGAAGGGCATTCTTCAAGATGCTTTCAGGCAACAGAGCTGTAACCTCGACTAATCAGAATTCTCTCTCTTCGCTCTTTCTGCTCCCTACGAACAGAAACATGTCTGAGACCACCCAGGGTGCCAAAAAAGGTTAAATCGACTGAATGTTCTTCAGAGTGATATCCTATCTTTTTTCCCCCAATTTCCTTTATTGATCCATCAAGAAATTTGACAAGAGTAGTCCActtatagaaataaaatcttgaGTATCCTTGGTAGACGAAGCTTtcgaagaggaaaagaagatgCGTAGGGATCCTCTCCAGCGGAGCCAAGCACGTCTGTTCAGAATCGACGGACTTAAGGAAGTATCATCAGAAGCTCAGGACTCTTTCTCAGAATGCAATGTGCAGTGGTGAACCACAACCAAAGTGGATCTTCCCTGTAATCCACACGGTACTGGCCTTTCAATCGGAACTTCAAATCGCAAGGTCAATTAGTGAATTAAACATATATTCTCTTCATAAAGTAAATGAGCTAGCATTGAATCAGAGACAATAAAAACACTGAGCATTGATTCCTTTCAACAGGGATCAGGTCGCATGTCTGTCCAAACTCCAACCAAAACGATCAAATCACGCTTCTGTTGCCGAAATGATTTCAGAATCTCTACAAACGaagatttaaaaaagaaaagtacgATGAACTTCAGCAATCGAAAATGCTGGTCAATTTGAACCACAAAAGGCTCTGTTCAGCAAGAAAATCGATCTTCACCTCGGATCTACTTCAGATGGGGTCAAATTGAAATGAGAAGCTAACACAGCTCTGATAGTACGCAGCTATCTGATCTCAAATTCTCAACTCTTTCAAACTAGAACAAGTGATGAAAGCATTAGTTTCACCTCCAAAGCGTAAGCACCAAAACCTCGCAACCCCCTGAACTCAAAAAACATCAACGGACATGAATCCTCTCGAACTCAAACACTTTAATCCTATCTGTTCTTTCACAGCTTAAACAGAGCATTAGGAAACAAACATCCACCAAACCAGGAAACCAGATCGGTTCAATCTTGAACTCCGT is a window from the Macadamia integrifolia cultivar HAES 741 chromosome 5, SCU_Mint_v3, whole genome shotgun sequence genome containing:
- the LOC122079710 gene encoding inactive protein kinase SELMODRAFT_444075-like, which translates into the protein MSLQPKRGKQDKGTDVAEKVVVAVKASKEIPRTALVWALTHVVKPGDCITLLVVVPAHSSGRKWSFPRFAGDCASGHRKSYSGTSSEQKSDITDCCSQMMLQLHDVYDPNNINVKIKVVAGSSCGAVAAEAKRAQVNWVVLDKQLKHEEKRCMEELQCNIVVMKRSQPKVLRLNLVGSPPKEPKVACQLPSELEEASEKHSKGNSETRNSVRGLVVTPTSSPELGTPFTATEAGTSSLSSEDPGTSPYSITERNGDAKKEVSVATKESFNLEGSSSDTESENMSASTSFCFQPWMEEILSSGRLSSKHVEGSSQRFNGKSQITTAKALLEKFSKLDREAGIGVNYRPDLDYSGNVREAISLSRNAPPGPPPLCSICQHKAPVFGKPPRWFSFAELELATGGFSQANFLAEGGFGSVHRGVLPDGQAIAVKQHKLASSQGDLEFCSEVEVLSCAQHRNVVMLIGFCVEDRRRLLVYEYICNGSLDSHLYGCNRDPLEWSARQKIAVGAARGLRYLHEDCRVGCIVHRDMRPNNILITHDFESLVGDFGLARWQPNGDMGVETRIIGTFGYLAPEYAQSGQITEKADVYSFGVVLVELVTGRKAVDITRPKGQQCLTEWARPLLEEYAIDELVDPRLGNRYSEHEVYCMLHAASLCIRRDPHSRPRMSQVLRILEGDMFMDSNYMSTPGYDPGNRSGRMWPEHQQQQHQPYSGPILNEASEGLGAKLSYEALRAAAWEREKVRRRATCDDDL